The DNA region GACTGTAGGAACAGGAAACGTTTTCACACTTCACATTGGTGGCAGTAATCCAGcagttttctaaaaataaaaacagattatgTCAGGATGTCAGAGCTTCTACACCAGGGTTTAGACCACTTGGATCCGTGTGTAAGGACACGGATGACTGAATCCTGAGTTTATATTCAATATCCGCTACTTAACCAAAGAGCAGTCCCCACACACCGGTGGGCctctctcaccctctgtctTGCCTTGCAGGCTCGGTGGAGGTCTCCCGCAGGAGCCCCGTGGCCTCCTGGCTCTGTGCCATGCTCTACTGCTTCGGTAGTTACATCCTGGCTGACATCATGCTTGGACACAGCCCCGTCGACTACTTTCAACACAACAGCCACATCCTGCTGGCCTCCGCTGTGTGGTGAGAGCGGCCCACGGTGCAGCGGCGACTCGTCCTGAATGCGACGCTGTGGTCCATCGTAAACGTCAACCTTTCTCCACTGTTCTTGCAGGTACCTCATCTTCTACTGCCCCCTGAACCTCTTCTATAAGTGCGTGGCCTTCCTGCCCGTGAAGCTGGTGTTGGTCGCTCTGAAGGAAGTCGTCCGCACTCGTAAGATCGCAGCGGGAGTTCACCACGCGCACCACGCCTACCACCACGGCCTCTTCATCATGGTCATCGTCGGATACGTCAAAGGTCTGCTACACATGAACGAGGGGTCGCAAGGCGGGAACTCTGTTGTTCAGACCAGCAGGAGCAGTTTTAGGTTCACTAACAGACAAACCTACTGGTTAAGACTTGACCTCGTACTGATTTCTCAGCAGAGCGTTGCTGCAGTCACATGCATGAGAGCGGCTCTGGCTGCTGCcctgttgtgctgcagctgtaacAGTCAGGCCCTGCAGGCGTCCTTGTTCCTAAAGGAGCCACAATAGAGCATTGACGCCGGACGCACACTTTTTTTGCCCTCATTTTCTCCACGGTCTATTTTTGTCCTCAGGGTCCGGAGTGGCTCTCATGTCCAACTTCGAGCAGCTGCTGCGCGGCGTGTGGAGGCCCGAGACCAACGAGATCCTCAACATGTCATTGTAGGTTCTCTGGCCCGGCGTGGACGGGGGTGCTGGCGTCTCCTCGGGGACACACCCGTGTGCAGTCGCTGACTTCAGGCTTTTGTCTCCGCAGCCCAACCAAAGCCAGTCTGTACGGCGCCATCCTCTTCGCGCTGCAGGAGGCTCACTGGCTGCCAGTGTCCAAGAGCGTCCTCATCCTGGCCTTCACCCTCTTCATGGCCACCAGCAAGGTGAGCGCCGCGTCCTGGTGGGTGCGGATGGCCCCGTCTATGTGCTGCGGGTCtacgtctctgtctctctgccctcTCAGGTGGTGATGACCGCCCGACACTCCCACGGCTCCCCCTTCGCCCTCGTCGAGTCCTGGGTTTGCCACCTGCTGTTCGGTTCCCCTCTGGGTGCGTCGGAGGACGACCACCACCACGCCTCCGCCGCTCCGGCGTCACCGCTCAAAACCAAGGAGGAGCTGAGCGAAGGCGCTCGCAAGCGGAAGGTCAAGAAGGCCGAGTAGGAGGCCGCGCTGCCCCGGCGGACTGCATCTCTCTCACCCTCATGGCCTCCACGTGATGGGACGTCCCATTCCTTTAGAAGGGAAAAGGAGCAGTGTGATGTTTTTCCAAATAAGAGCCTGTCTCTCAGAGCAAAATGGTGCTTTCTGCATTTCTACATAGCACGAGGACTCTGTAACTCCTATGGCAAGTGTTTCCCACCTTACCCCAACCTGGACAACCAAAACCTATTCATGAGCTTGTAAACATCTGCATCTGTGTTCCACCGTGTGGTCCATGTCCGTAGGAGCTGCATGGTCATTTAGGACGTGGTCTTCTTCTCGCGTCACTAGTTGTGTTACCAGGTGTCAGTGGTTTGTTTACCTTTGGTGCACCAAACCTGATTTATTTACAGAAAGAAGctactttttaaaaaagaaaatgattctGGCTCTGAAGAAGTTCCAATGTGAATAAAGCATTAAGTGAAAGACTTGTGACTTTTCACATTGAGACGAAGAGGAAAACGGTCTTTGAATAAAATCAAGAGAAACTGTGTTCATCTCTTCTAACTTctagaaaatggaaaaataaacagaaatgtaAACCTTTCTGACAGAAGTAAAGCTGACAGAATGAATGTCTAGTCCGTAGTTCGGcgacaggcagaggaggagggaactgAGCAAGAGCGAGTACAGGAGGGAAAACAGGTGATGATCTGAGGGTCAAATGAGACATCTAGTGACTGCACAGCAGAAATAGAAGATAAAGGCAAGTATTTGGGTTCTGTCCAAGTGAGATTTAGATTGTAACACACATTTTCTTCCAGGAAgaatatttttgtaatattgCGCAATATGCttgattaaaacatttctgTAGTTTTAAACATAATTCTGAACTAAACTGACTATAACTCAGGGATGAGTTGTCAGATCTAGTTTAGATGCTCTGAAGCGACTATGAACATCAAACTCATGAGAGGACGGATCAAAGCACAAACAGGTGGAGTAAATGATAGAATCTTTAAGAGTCAAGTTGATGGGGAGAAACCTAATTCATGACTTGTACCAGGTACAGGGTTAATCACTGCTGGGCTTGGCAGCACACAATCCTGTCTGAAACAGAACCCGGCACAGTACAATACTAACAATCAGCAGCATGTCCATTCAGTCAGACTCCTTACAGGACGGAGGGGAAACAATAATCCGTCAGGGACGGAGGCAAACTGATGGAATAAATACACAAGCATTGAACAGACGCCAAGAGACCAGAACTGAGGAACATACTGAAAAACagaactaacaaaataaaacatcgaGTCCGGCGAGCGGCCGGCATTAAACAGCAGGTTTGGAATCATGGAACAAGAGACACTGTGATATTAGTGTGTTCTCCACCAGGTCCGTCTCTGGTGTAACACTGTTCTTTTCAGTTGTAGACCtccaccttccttccttcctaaaTGATCTTGTAGTTGACGTGATGTGTCCTGTTAATTCTTTATCTTCAGACTGAGTGGTAACTGTGTAATTCAGGGTGCTTCATACCCAGCGCTGCAGGGTTCATCTTGCAGCCACCGTCACATCCTCTCAGACTGTCGCTATGCAAGCAATAAACGGTCACTAATGAAGTTTGCAGGAGGTTCCTCACACTCGACCTTTCACCGTCCTCACATTCCTCACAGCGGCAGAACACACCAGGGCTCTGCTGGAGCTCGCTCTGATGCCTCAGTTCAGGAGGGCGTCCAAACGTTGGAAGCATCTCTAAATGCATTTTGAAGATGACGTTGAACCTTAAGCCACAGAATGCGAAAGATTTTACCTGCACTACATTCAAACATGAAGCAGCTTAAAATAAAGGTAAAATTATCAGTAGGTAGATGGAGATATTGCAAAACCTCAAAACCTTTACTTTGAAATTCATGAATTTCAGGCACATCTGCTGAACCcattaagacacacacacacacacacacacacacacacacacacacacacacacacacacacacacacacacacacacacacacacacacacacacacacacgcacgccaaGTTTGTAGTTTAAAACATgataaacaaagaaaaggaaaatggaaCACCAAGTTATTGCTAACCTATTATTCAAATAACCATTTTTACTCCCACCGTGCAGAGGTAGTAAAGCGCAGTTTttgaagacacacacatgctgctgcacTTCTGTACCAAAGGGTGAATCGTGTTGTGCAATCAGACCCCCATTCTCCTTTCTCCATCGTGAGGGAAGGGGACGTTGGACACAGGGAGGGATTTAAAACCGGGCCGGGGGCAGCACAGGTTTGCAGGAGGAGCCCTGTTCCTGAGCCGAGGGAAGAGAAGACGGGCAGAGCATCGTGCTGGAGCTGAGCGAGCGCAGACGTTCAAAATGCTGAGGTTTGTGATGCTGACCTGCGCTCTCTGCATgggaggacgcggcgccgctggACAGAGAGGTGAGGGCACCGATTCTATTAAACACTCTAAACAGGATGAAGACTGGTCCACCAAGCAAAtagtgtttgtgttggcagTGACTTTATTTCAGTTAAATAAAAAGCAGTGATAATGGAAATTCAAAAACATCCTGTACATTGATTCTTATTTACTGAATATATTTGcacctgtgttttgctgtgtaaAAATCCCTGGTGATGGTGTTGGTtctgtgcctctgtgctgtggaaGTCACTGCTAATGAGAATAACAGGTACAGCTCctctgggggagggagggatgagagaGGGTCGCAGGCCTTTAGCCCCTGCGATGTGGTTTGGCACATGGGCCGCTATCATAAGTCCATGAGAAGAGAATCGATGCCCTTTCAGCTGCATTTGTCCACGTTTTCATGCCTGCAAGCGCTTGCATACTTTGACCATGTCTCCCAGGGAGTCGAACAGCACTTTTAAGGGGACAGAATGGTTGAAAAACAGAGGCGCCTGCAGATCGTAGCTCCGATCAGCATCTAGCGACTCCCAGAACATCGTGTATGATTCCATCTCTGGAAAATCAATTTAGCCCCAGAAATCACAACGCTGAGCGAATGCGTGGGCTGTGAGGCCTGCGGTGGATGAGGAATGCACGAGACATCAGCAGGCCACCGTGTTGTAAGAggatgcccccccacccccacctccaccgcCTCGCCACATGAGCAAAGCAGTTGTTTCATATGGGTACAGCAGCTACGCCTCTGACGTCCCCGCACTGGAAACTCCTCTCGCTTTGCATGCGCCTTGAGATTCTGTCCATTAAAACCAAAAGCTGATGAGGCTCAACCATGAGATGCTTCACTTACTGCCTAGTACGTGAAGACTCCTCTCACTTTGAACAAGGATTCCTCCGATTCCATGTTCCCAGCCTCCCGTTTTCCACAGGTGGCGGTAAAACCCCTTCACCTGGGTTCGTCTGATCCAGCTCCCAGATGACAGTTCTGCTggcatttcatttgtttttcctccctttctcgTTCCAGACGGAGAAATCATCAGTCAGATCAAACTGACCAACCTCGCCCTGGCTGAGATTAAGGAGTTCCTCAAACAACAGGTAAAACACTTTCACGCCTTCTGAAACCATATCTTCACAGTGTTTCTATTCTATTTACTTACATTTTATTGGAAGCCACATTAAACATATAATGATCAAAAATTCACTCACACTTGAATGATCGTGTTTTCCAGATTAAGGAAATAGTCTTCCTGAAGAACACGGTGATGGAGTGTGAAGCCTGTGGTGAGTAACTGTCAGGCAGCGGTGACACCAGCTCTCTCTGCATCCGGACCCATGGCGGcgctgccctctctctctcctcaggcaTGGGGGGGCTGCCGCCTCGCCCGTCCTGCGTGCCCAACCCCTGCCACCCGGGCGTGGCCTGCACCGTGACGCCCCAGGGAGCCCAGTGTGGAGCCTGTCCCGACGGCACCGAGGGCAACGGCACCCACTGCGCCGACGTGGACGAGGTAAGAGCGCACACAGCTCAGGGGGGCGTTGAGTGGCGCCGCCGGCCTGCGTTCTAACTGGGCTCTGTGTCTGGCAGTGCTCGGTGGGGCCGTGTCACATGGGGGTGCGCTGCATCAACACGTCCCCGGGCTTTCGCTGCGGTTCCTGTCCTGCCGGATTCACGGGCCCCCAGGTGCAGGGCGTCGGCCTCGCCTACGCCACGGCCCACAAACAGGTCAGCGCCGACGACCCCGACCATtaccacaccaccaccaccagtatGACCAGTATGGGGACTGTTTCGAGCCTCTCTGTTGGACGTTCCGTGTGTTTGTCCCGATCAGGTGTGTAAGGACATCAACGAGTGTGAGGGCCCCAACAGCGGAGGTTGCGTGGAGAACTCTGTCTGCATGAACACCCCCGTGAGTAAAGGTCGCGCATCGGCATGACTTCTGCTCAGAGCAGAAACGCTTCATCTGTGCTCCTGCAGGGCTCGTACAGGTGTGGCGCCTGTAAGACAGGCTACGTGGGTGACCAGAAACAGGGCTGTAAACCTGAGCGGGCGTGCGGGAACGGACAGCCCAACCCCTGCCACGCCAGCGCAGACTGCATCGTCCATCGGGAGGGGACCATCGAGTGTCAGGTCACAGCAATTCTAACGTTGACTGGTTCTGTGGGATCAGGGTGTGAGGCTGTTTAAACGAGCCAGCGCTTGTGCCCGGTCACAGTGTGGAGTGGGCTGGGCTGGAAACGGCTACGTCTGCGGCCCCGACGTGGACATCGACGGCTTCCCCGACGACAAACTGGACTGTGCCGAGAGAAACTGCAACAAGGTGAGTGCACGTCACACCTGCGATGCAAAAGCAGAGCGGCAGCAGGTTGAATCTGTTCTCTCCTCAGCAACTGTCCTCTTCTCTGCCTTCAGGATAATTGTTACAGCGTTCCCAACTCCGGTCAAGAAGACGCAGACAGCGATGGAATCGGAGATGCCTGCGACGAGGATGCCGACGGAGACGGGATCCTAAACACCCAGGTCTGTGAGCAAAGAGCACGGAGATGATGCAAAGGGCGGACGTCGGTCTGAACCCGAGCCTCTCCCCAGGATAACTGTGTACTGGTGCCCAACGTGGACCAGAGGAACATTGATGAGGACGACTTCGGAGACGCGTGCGACAACTGCCGTGCTGTAAAAAACAACGACCAGAAGGACACGGACGTGGACAAATTTGGCGATGAGTGTGATGAAGACATCGATGGTGATGGTCAGTATTGTGAAGTTTGTGGCCAGTGGTTGATTCAAGATGATTCATTTTGAGGAACCATCGTAGTCGCATTGCCAAAGCTGCATTCACAGACGTGCGACTTCACCTCAGGAATCCTCAATCACCTGGACAACTGCAAGAGGGTTCCCAACGCTGACCAGAAGGATCGAGACGGAGACAAAGTGGGCGACGTCTGCGACAGCTGCCCTTACGTCCCCAACCCCGACCAGGTGAAAGGCCGCACGCAGTCACGTCAGGACTCCTGTGCCGAGCACCATGTGATTCCTTTATTCCCGTTTCAGACGGACGTGGACAACGACCTGATCGGAGACCCCTGCGACACCAACAAGGACAGGTGACGCCACCAACAGACCCTGATCATCCGTGTTCCTCTACTACGCTATCTCATCCGCGCCCCCTCTCCCGTGCAGTGACGGAGACGGTCACCAGGACTCCCGGGACAACTGCCCCGCCGTCATCAACAGCTCGCAGCTGGACACCGACAAGGACGGCAAAGGGGACGAGtgcgacgacgacgacgacgacgacggcgTCCCGGACCTGCTGCCGCCGGGCCCTGACAACTGCCGGCTGATCCCCAACCCTCTGCAGGAGGACTGGGACGGTGGGTGACGCTCCGCGCGGGTCCAGCGCCGTGTGTGCTTAATCAGACGCCCTTCGTGTCCCTCCAGGCGACGGCGTGGGAAACGTGTGCGAGAGAGATTTCGACAACGACACTATTGTCGACACCATCGACGTCTGCCCAGAAAACGCAGAGGTCACGCTCACCGACTTCAGGGCGTATCAGACGGTTGTTTTGGACCCAGAGGGGGACGCACAGATCGACCCCAACTGGGTGGTGCTGAACCAGGTCAAGTCCGTTCCAGTTTTGTTGATGATGATCTGAATAAACTCTCCGCTAAATCCGCTCGTTGCTTGTGCAGGGAAGAGAGATCGTCCAGACTATGAACAGCGATCCTGGTTTGGCTGTTGGTGAGAACTCTGATGGAAACAGCTGGTTAGCTTAGCATCGCGCAGACGTCCATTGAAACGTGTCTCCCGCAGGTTACACTGCTTTTAGCGGTGTGGACTTCGAAGGGACGTTTCACGTGAACACAGTGACGGATGACGACTACGCAGGATTCATCTTCGGCTACCAGGACAGCTCCAGTTTCTACGTGGTGATGTggaagcaggtggagcagatcTACTGGCAGGCCAACCCGTTCAGAGCCGTGGCAGAGCCCGGCATCCAGCTGAAGGTAGCGTCCCCTCCACCAGTACCaatgtgttgctgcagaatgaCAAAGACCGGCTGACGCCTTGTTGGGACCAGGCCGTCAAGTCCGACACGGGTCCAGGGGAGAACCTGAGGAACGCGCTGTGGCACACCGGCGACACCAGCGACCAGGTGAAGCTCCTGTGGAAAGACGCCCGCAACGTCGGCTGGAAGGACAAGACCTCGTACCGCTGGTTCCTGCAACACCGGCCCGCGGACGGCTACATCAGGTCCTGACCCACAGACGCTCTCCACCCACACGGGAAAACACATGCTAACACGCGTACCTTTGTTGACGCTGGgcgtgtcctcctgctcctttctgGTCTCTAGAGTTCGTTTCTACGAGGGCCCCAAGATGGTGGCCGACACAGGCGTCATCATCGACGCCACCATGAGAGGAGGCCGACTGGGAGTGTTCTGCTTCAGCCAGGAGAACATCATCTGGGCCAACCTGCGATATCGCTGCAATGGTGAGCAAAGTGTCAGAGAGCTttaggaagcaggaagtgggtGTAAATAAGATTCATGATTTGATTTTACGTTATTTTTACAGTGATGATGGGTGAAGTGCTCCATGTTCAGTATGTTTCCTTGAGCCCTTGGGTTCGGACTAACCTGTGATTTTTCCGCTGCCTCCTTTTCCAGACACTCTTCCTGAGGACTTCGACACCTACAGAGCCCAGCAGGTCGAGCTGGTtgcctgagctgagctgagaggATTCTGGAAAGAATTTCCAACGCAAAAATAAAATCCAGCGTTTAATGTAGACTTCATCTGTGAATTATCTTCAGTCCATAAATGATTCATATGCAGACTCCAGGCTATACACACACTCCTGGGGGTACAAGTGTTAAACTGTATCTGTTTAAATTtcagtgaaaatgtgaaattattTAGTATCAAGATGTAAGCAACGCAAATAATGTGAAGGAAGAAACTATCTGAAAGCACTgtcacaaatgaataaatgccAATTTTCCCAGAGTAATGTAAAGCTCCTCTCCACCTGTGGTGTGATGTGATAGGTTATATGTAGACAGCTGATTGGGCACTTCCACACAGAGTTGATTCCAGtctaaaatattattattattattattaatattataaacaGAACTATAAACCAGATGACTAACAGACGGGACTTCAAATGCAACAGCTTTTAGTGGAAATCAACATTCTGAACATTTCACAAGCATGCACATATTCAAAATAATCTTTTCAAATTTGCATTTGAAAATACAGGTTACAAAATAGGAACGATAGCAAAGACAGTATACAACAGGTTTGAAAGGTCATGCACGTCCACAGCAACACGCTGCGATGTTGTAAAATCACACCCAGTTTGTTTTCCTCCGTCAGACTTATTCTGCAAATCAAGACTATGTGCAGAGAAAAATCTGTCTTCCACATTCAATTTAATTGACTTTCATGTCATAAACAAATGGTCACATAAGGAGAATCACATGGcaacaaataaataactacAGATCTTTTACTACAATTTACAGGACAACAGTGATATAATGCTATTCTCACTATAAGCTTTAAGTGGAACTGAAATTGCGTGTTTCCAGAACCTTTTACACATTTCTGTAAATGATGTTGTTTTGAAAAGAAAATTTATTAAAGGGACATTTTCTTAAGaataaaacactgcaaacaaGCAGTAAATACTGAGCAGCAACTCTTTCCATTTGTTCTGGGACTGAGAAGACACCTCTGAATACAGCACACAGGTTTTGTTACGTTTGGGGCAAATTCATCATTGTTTCTTTTGATGCAGCATAAACGTAGGCTGTGAAAAAAATTAACTCCAAATAAATGCACAAGAAAAGCAGGAGAGTGGTGAAGCAGACTGAAAAATGACAAAGGATTAGCATGAAGGAAATGTATTACTTTGTCATGTTTAATTAATGGACCACAAATTGTTGTTCACTAACTAGAAGGTTGTGCTGCCTGAACTGTAACTCTTTGCTTGTGTTACCGTTGCTGTCGTACACAGTTACATGTTACTGTATTATTTCCATTCATGGCTTCAGTCCACAACAATACTGATTAGTGAACttgtgttgctgcaggtgaCAGATCTCTGGTAGTGGCAGTAACTACTGGCAGAATCTACTGTATCTAGTGTCACTGCTTTAATGGTGACTTTCAACTGGGGGGAAAATGACCAACACAAATTACATTCGGACCGGCGTTCCTTTCCAACGTGTGAGCCAAAGCTGCACTGGAATAAGCCCTTTCTAGTTTTGCATCCCCTAGAATCTccacagagaaaagaaaacgaGACAAGCCAACATATAGCTTAGAAAGGAAAATAGAGAATTCATCTTTTCTTTGACACGAAAATATCTCCGAAGTTTACATCTGGTGTGAAACAGTCAGCATTCACATTGGGCAGAACAGTCCCTGCTCAAAAGCCAGGAAGTCACAAATAAAGTGCCAAGCAACTAGTGGACTAAACATTGCACAAAAGAAAACTAAGTGAGGAACACTGTACCCAGGCCAGACCGTGACAGAATAGGCAAACGACAAACTATCATATCTGATGTCTTAAAACATACTCCACTTCAGCATAGCAAGATCAGAGTTCTGTACATGGGTTATAATCAGCTCTATCATGTCATGCAGCTGACTGCctgatgcagcagcttcagaggatCCAAGTCCACAAAAGCAAAGGATCAGTGCACGTGCCAATTTCTGCAAGACAGAACCTGCTGCGGTTTTTCTCCAGAGATCAGAGAGGCTGTGCTGACggacgggagggagggggccGGATCAACTGCAGGTTCTTTTAGTACGAGGCTCGACTGTTTACAACCGCACCCCAGATGCTACAGCAGGAACGAGAAGGAGCGGAACAAGCAACAGTCTGATTTTTCTTAGAGGGGGAGAAGAGACAACTGAGGAGACAGCATTAGTCTGGTCCAGCTGTGCCGGGACCAAAATCATTTGGCAACAGGCTAAAACTAGGACACTGTCACAAGAAATACATTCTTATATCATTCAGAGTAGCGTTATACAGAGATGGAGGTAACAGGTCACTTAACAGGAGTTAACTGTTGCACAGGAGAAACCCATACATGCATCCCTCTAGACTTTGTGATATTATGTTACACAAATCAAACCAGCAGAGCTATAGAAGGCCTTCATGTCGAGGTTTTGACCGTCAGTCATGCATTTTGTTTCAGCTATAGCGTATGTACAACGTCAGAGTGAATGGAGCCAGCAGGACCCAGGAAAGGAAAGCAACATCACCGACATTACTGGCACCAAAACCACTGTTCGGCTCAAACACAAAACGTATTTCAGGAGCAGGAACCTTTGGAAATGGAGAGAATGTGTTTTATACATCTACGTTGTGACTTAAAGGAAAAATCCCACACATCTGATACACAAAATCAACATCTGAGACACTGTTGTGCAGCTCTGGGCCCAGGATAAATGTGCACATATTTTTTAGCAACTGCAATCGAGCCGACTTATGACCAATAAATCATGTCTGACATCAGTTCCCTTAGGATTTGAGGATTTTTTCGCTAGAGCAAAAACAGTCAAACAGGACGAAATTCACTGTAGAAGAGGCAGAGGTACAGTTTATATATGTTAAAGTTATAAAATATGTATGAGTCATTAtacattaaaatgattttttaaagTAAAGCTAGATTTATGCTTCTTGGTTGAGGTGATCCACTGGCTTAAAAATGAATAGTTCAGCATACGATTTCGCTCACTGATTGTCATAGCACCGCTGCACGGATAGCTGTCAAATTTTAAGGGAAATAACAGATGTTTAGTCATATTTTTCCATGAATGCagaaatataatgtaaatataatTATCTGAGTTCATTGTTTCTATACAGCAATAAGGAGTCTAAGAATTGTGGGCGCTGTGACACCAAGCTCTGAGAGGGATGAGACGTTTAGCACGCCGTCCTCTCACTGCATCGTCACTGGCCAAATTTGTGCATGTACCAGCGTAAATAACAGGCAGCCGCTCTCATATCCATCTGTccgtaaagtaaaaaaaacatttcccttACAAGACAACGTCAGAAGTATAAATCCAGCTAAATAACAAATGTGttgaaaacaagaaaatatcAGAGGTGGGTTTTTCCTTTAAGGGTCTTTTTTTGTCTCGGTTGCATAGGAATCACAGATCTGTTGAAGACGAACAAAACCTTGGATGGAGAAGTACAGCAGACAAACACCTGTTTACCTgaaacaaacagtacaacagcaGAGGTGTGCAGTAAACCAAACGTGATTCCTTCAACCACCGCAGGCTTTAAAGTCTGTCCCCGTCGGCGCGTAAGGTGAGTAAGTGATTAGTCTGTCTGTACACAAACGTTACACAACACCATAAGAGGTCCCATGGACGGACCCGCACTCAGGGAAACTCTGACAAAAAGCCAGGACAGATGGGAGTTCAGCAAAACACACCAAACCCCTGTAAACACATCTCTGCTAAGAAGATGCTGTAAACACTTTGAAACTCTTCAGCATCCCTGACTGTTGGACAGTTAAGGTTCAATGTACGCAAAGGTGTCGATTTTAAAACTACAAgaaaaacattatatatataaatttgatCTTTCTTTAACTGAGCCACAGGGACCTGTACACTTTAGAAGTCGTAGTATATGACACCCACTCTACATGATATATGGTAATTCACCAAACAAGCATTTAGCAGCTTGTACTGTAGTTACAGTTTACACCAATACTTTGTGGTACTGCCATTAACAAGTCAGTAGCGTTTTGTTAGAGCTTCCCTGTTCGGAGCAAAAAGCCTCCCCATAATTGCGCTCCTTCTCCAACACATCACCGATCTAATCGTATGTCTTGCTTTTTTTTGTCCCacttaaaaaaatgacaatttgGCTATAAACCGTACCGCTACAAAATACAGTACATTGATTTGTCAAACCTTACACAACATAACCACAAATATCACTGACTGAAGAATAGGTTCCTCTCAAATACAAgaaaatgttacagtaagttAAGAAAATATGTTGTCACATTAGACACTTAAGTAGAACAGTAGAATACTCATGTAAGGCAAAATCAGGTGAGTTCACAGTGACGACTTACAAAGATTTAAGATTTTTGAGTTTTAAAAACAGACTGGCTTTTCAGTGGCAGAAAGTCAATTTGGACGTGCTCCTTTGCGTTCTAGCTAAACCTCAAATTCTAGCGGAGTAAAACCAGCCCATTTCTGGAGCACGCAGCATTTGAGACATTCGACTGTTgggctgcagcatcagcaaacGGCACATCGAACACCAAAGAGCAACTATGGGGAGGTTTTGCACTCCTTCAATAACCAAGTAGCTTTACAAgcacatatataaatatgttagtAATCAA from Betta splendens chromosome 4, fBetSpl5.4, whole genome shotgun sequence includes:
- the comp gene encoding cartilage oligomeric matrix protein isoform X2; the encoded protein is MLRFVMLTCALCMGGRGAAGQRDGEIISQIKLTNLALAEIKEFLKQQIKEIVFLKNTVMECEACGMGGLPPRPSCVPNPCHPGVACTVTPQGAQCGACPDGTEGNGTHCADVDECSVGPCHMGVRCINTSPGFRCGSCPAGFTGPQVQGVGLAYATAHKQVCKDINECEGPNSGGCVENSVCMNTPGSYRCGACKTGYVGDQKQGCKPERACGNGQPNPCHASADCIVHREGTIECQCGVGWAGNGYVCGPDVDIDGFPDDKLDCAERNCNKDNCYSVPNSGQEDADSDGIGDACDEDADGDGILNTQDNCVLVPNVDQRNIDEDDFGDACDNCRAVKNNDQKDTDVDKFGDECDEDIDGDGILNHLDNCKRVPNADQKDRDGDKVGDVCDSCPYVPNPDQTDVDNDLIGDPCDTNKDSDGDGHQDSRDNCPAVINSSQLDTDKDGKGDECDDDDDDDGVPDLLPPGPDNCRLIPNPLQEDWDGDGVGNVCERDFDNDTIVDTIDVCPENAEVTLTDFRAYQTVVLDPEGDAQIDPNWVVLNQGREIVQTMNSDPGLAVGYTAFSGVDFEGTFHVNTVTDDDYAGFIFGYQDSSSFYVVMWKQVEQIYWQANPFRAVAEPGIQLKAVKSDTGPGENLRNALWHTGDTSDQVKLLWKDARNVGWKDKTSYRWFLQHRPADGYIRVRFYEGPKMVADTGVIIDATMRGGRLGVFCFSQENIIWANLRYRCNDTLPEDFDTYRAQQVELVA
- the tmem38a gene encoding trimeric intracellular cation channel type A: MDVLTVLNLGDIAQAFSKMGMFPVFDLAYYIVSILYLKYEPGSVEVSRRSPVASWLCAMLYCFGSYILADIMLGHSPVDYFQHNSHILLASAVWYLIFYCPLNLFYKCVAFLPVKLVLVALKEVVRTRKIAAGVHHAHHAYHHGLFIMVIVGYVKGSGVALMSNFEQLLRGVWRPETNEILNMSFPTKASLYGAILFALQEAHWLPVSKSVLILAFTLFMATSKVVMTARHSHGSPFALVESWVCHLLFGSPLGASEDDHHHASAAPASPLKTKEELSEGARKRKVKKAE
- the comp gene encoding cartilage oligomeric matrix protein isoform X1, with translation MLRFVMLTCALCMGGRGAAGQRDGEIISQIKLTNLALAEIKEFLKQQIKEIVFLKNTVMECEACGMGGLPPRPSCVPNPCHPGVACTVTPQGAQCGACPDGTEGNGTHCADVDECSVGPCHMGVRCINTSPGFRCGSCPAGFTGPQVQGVGLAYATAHKQVCKDINECEGPNSGGCVENSVCMNTPGSYRCGACKTGYVGDQKQGCKPERACGNGQPNPCHASADCIVHREGTIECQCGVGWAGNGYVCGPDVDIDGFPDDKLDCAERNCNKDNCYSVPNSGQEDADSDGIGDACDEDADGDGILNTQDNCVLVPNVDQRNIDEDDFGDACDNCRAVKNNDQKDTDVDKFGDECDEDIDGDGILNHLDNCKRVPNADQKDRDGDKVGDVCDSCPYVPNPDQVKGRTQSRQDSCAEHHVIPLFPFQTDVDNDLIGDPCDTNKDSDGDGHQDSRDNCPAVINSSQLDTDKDGKGDECDDDDDDDGVPDLLPPGPDNCRLIPNPLQEDWDGDGVGNVCERDFDNDTIVDTIDVCPENAEVTLTDFRAYQTVVLDPEGDAQIDPNWVVLNQGREIVQTMNSDPGLAVGYTAFSGVDFEGTFHVNTVTDDDYAGFIFGYQDSSSFYVVMWKQVEQIYWQANPFRAVAEPGIQLKAVKSDTGPGENLRNALWHTGDTSDQVKLLWKDARNVGWKDKTSYRWFLQHRPADGYIRVRFYEGPKMVADTGVIIDATMRGGRLGVFCFSQENIIWANLRYRCNDTLPEDFDTYRAQQVELVA